The following are from one region of the bacterium BMS3Abin08 genome:
- the pglJ_2 gene encoding N-acetylgalactosamine-N, N'-diacetylbacillosaminyl-diphospho-undecaprenol4-alpha-N-acetylgalactosaminyltransferase, which produces MSSEVAGLNLDGMVIVTVGRLVYQKGFDILLKAFHMMRGQVRSRLLIIGDGAEREGLVNLAKQLNISKDTIFAGYKSNPYRYMRESTVFCSASRYEGFSIVILEAMVLGLPVIATDCPSGPAEILDSGRHGILVPPEDPEAIADKLLRVLPDIELRRTLSGRSLLRAQDFNLETFLEQWEELIEI; this is translated from the coding sequence ATGTCTTCCGAGGTGGCCGGACTGAATCTTGATGGAATGGTTATTGTAACAGTCGGACGGCTTGTGTATCAGAAAGGGTTTGATATATTATTGAAGGCATTCCATATGATGAGAGGACAGGTCAGATCCCGGTTGTTGATTATCGGTGATGGTGCTGAGAGAGAAGGATTAGTCAACCTTGCAAAGCAGCTTAATATCAGCAAGGACACGATTTTTGCCGGCTATAAGTCAAATCCATACAGATACATGAGAGAGAGTACAGTTTTCTGTTCGGCATCACGGTATGAAGGGTTTTCAATTGTTATATTGGAGGCAATGGTGCTGGGATTGCCGGTGATTGCAACAGACTGTCCATCTGGTCCTGCTGAGATTCTCGACAGTGGCAGGCATGGTATCCTTGTGCCGCCTGAAGACCCGGAAGCCATTGCAGATAAACTTCTAAGGGTTCTGCCTGATATAGAACTCCGTAGAACCTTATCAGGACGTTCTCTATTAAGAGCACAGGACTTCAACCTTGAAACATTCTTAGAACAGTGGGAAGAA